Within Bacteroidales bacterium, the genomic segment GAAACGTACGAGCAAATTTCTTTAGAAGAACATTTGATTAATGCTCCTCAATTTTTAAAAGAAGGACAAGAAGTCGAAATTATGTTTCACGCAGAAACTGAAACACCCATTAACTGCGAATTACCCGCTTACGTTGTACTTGAAGTAGTATATTCTGAACCTGGCCTAAAAGGTGATACTGCAACAAATGCTATGAAGCCTGCTACACTTGAAACCGGAGCTACGATTCAAGTTCCTCTTTTTGTAAATGTAGGAGATAAGATTAAAGTTGATACACGTACAGGTGAATATGGAGAAAGAGTAAAAGAATAACCTCATGAAACTGAGTAAGCCATATACAGTTAAACAATTGGTGGATATTATCCAAAATCCAAACATCAAAATTTTAGGAGATGCCCAGAC encodes:
- the efp gene encoding elongation factor P; this translates as MATTADIKNGVCIELNGDLYVVVEFQHVKPARGNAFVRTKLKSLMSGKIIQNTFPSGAKINIQRVERRPYQFLYKEGTTYFFMHSETYEQISLEEHLINAPQFLKEGQEVEIMFHAETETPINCELPAYVVLEVVYSEPGLKGDTATNAMKPATLETGATIQVPLFVNVGDKIKVDTRTGEYGERVKE